A stretch of Halostagnicola kamekurae DNA encodes these proteins:
- a CDS encoding J domain-containing protein, translated as MSSAATNGNSRLDWPTELERTDSTNRERTTKFDVTLGNAIKDIKREMDRLDVDDWRLETAMPQRKTDGLPYASAAEPEDPGVALRWTDDGEDYAIACDHYTRVRDNTRAIGLYLREKRKMENRPVTTGQSEFATARLPPANEDAIAAPPASSDDEFQEEPHEILEISPDASDDVVKAVARRKSADVHPDSDAPDVEEYKRIQKAKDAMLNR; from the coding sequence ATGAGTAGTGCAGCCACCAACGGGAACTCCCGTCTCGACTGGCCCACTGAGCTCGAGCGAACCGATTCAACGAATCGTGAACGGACCACCAAGTTCGACGTCACACTCGGGAACGCGATCAAGGACATCAAGCGCGAGATGGATCGCCTCGACGTCGACGACTGGCGACTCGAGACCGCGATGCCCCAACGGAAGACCGACGGCCTCCCCTATGCTAGCGCTGCCGAACCCGAGGATCCCGGCGTTGCACTCCGCTGGACTGACGATGGCGAGGACTACGCGATCGCGTGCGATCACTATACGCGTGTCCGTGATAACACCCGTGCGATCGGGCTGTACCTCCGCGAAAAGCGCAAGATGGAGAATCGGCCAGTGACGACCGGGCAGTCGGAGTTCGCGACGGCGCGGTTGCCGCCAGCTAATGAGGACGCGATCGCCGCGCCGCCGGCCTCGAGTGACGACGAGTTTCAGGAGGAACCACACGAGATTCTCGAGATCTCCCCCGACGCATCCGACGACGTCGTCAAGGCTGTCGCGAGACGAAAGTCGGCGGACGTCCACCCCGACAGTGACGCCCCTGATGTTGAGGAATACAAACGGATCCAAAAGGCGAAAGACGCGATGCTTAACCGGTA